In Deltaproteobacteria bacterium, a single genomic region encodes these proteins:
- the thrC gene encoding threonine synthase: MRYLSTRGLIDPIPFTEAVMMGLAQDGGLLLPVHYPRPDAKTISRWETLSYPELAREIMGLFLDDIPSEKLKELVENAYSAFDTPDVTPLVGMNGFSILELFHGPTFAFKDIALQFLGNLFSCLLSQRKTTMNILGATSGDTGSAAIYGVKGKDNIHIFILHPHGRVSEVQALQMTTVTDRNVFNIAIRGTFDDCQAIVKSIFRDLDFKARFRLGAINSINWARVLAQVVYYVYAALKLGREQGAETVHFSVPTGNFGDIFAGYVARRLIRPRIGRLILATNENNILTRFVLEGRYVKGTVVPTMSPSMDIQVASNFERYLYYLYNGDPERVRTAMDGFEKRGEIVFDQEERTRIREDFSSATIDQAATVAAIRDLYQETGYVMDPHTAVGVAAGRRLAPELPPGHLVCLATAHPAKFPEAVKKAIGKEPERPAALKDLEKRPRRCEILDADAAAVKRYLEAHAVTAPPRGTAE; the protein is encoded by the coding sequence ATGCGATATCTGAGTACGCGGGGGCTTATCGACCCCATTCCCTTCACCGAGGCCGTCATGATGGGCCTTGCCCAGGACGGCGGACTCCTCCTTCCTGTGCACTACCCGAGGCCTGACGCCAAGACCATCTCGCGATGGGAAACCCTCTCCTACCCCGAACTCGCCCGAGAGATCATGGGTCTCTTCCTGGATGACATACCCAGCGAAAAACTCAAGGAGCTGGTGGAAAACGCCTACTCCGCCTTCGACACGCCCGATGTCACGCCCTTAGTGGGTATGAACGGATTTTCCATCCTCGAGCTCTTTCACGGCCCCACCTTTGCCTTCAAGGACATCGCCCTCCAGTTTCTCGGAAACCTTTTTTCCTGCCTGCTCTCCCAGAGAAAGACCACCATGAACATCCTCGGGGCGACCTCTGGGGACACGGGGAGCGCGGCCATATACGGGGTCAAGGGCAAGGATAACATCCATATCTTCATCCTCCATCCGCACGGGAGGGTAAGCGAGGTCCAGGCCCTCCAGATGACCACGGTGACCGACCGAAACGTCTTCAATATCGCCATACGCGGGACCTTCGACGATTGCCAGGCCATAGTGAAATCCATCTTCCGGGATCTGGACTTCAAGGCGCGATTCCGCCTTGGGGCCATCAATTCCATCAACTGGGCGCGGGTCCTTGCCCAAGTGGTCTATTATGTATACGCAGCACTCAAGCTCGGCCGCGAGCAGGGCGCCGAGACGGTGCATTTTTCCGTGCCAACCGGCAACTTCGGAGACATATTCGCAGGCTACGTGGCCCGGCGTCTCATCCGCCCCAGAATAGGAAGGCTGATACTTGCCACCAACGAAAACAACATCTTGACCCGTTTCGTTCTCGAAGGCCGCTACGTGAAGGGGACTGTCGTCCCGACCATGAGCCCGTCCATGGACATCCAGGTGGCGAGCAATTTCGAACGGTACCTCTACTATCTTTATAACGGGGATCCCGAACGGGTCCGAACGGCCATGGATGGTTTTGAAAAACGCGGGGAGATCGTTTTCGACCAGGAGGAACGGACCCGGATCCGCGAGGATTTCTCCTCAGCGACCATTGACCAGGCAGCTACTGTGGCCGCCATTCGGGATCTTTACCAGGAAACGGGATATGTGATGGACCCACACACGGCCGTGGGGGTGGCGGCCGGAAGACGCCTTGCCCCTGAGCTCCCCCCAGGTCATCTCGTATGCCTTGCGACAGCCCATCCGGCCAAGTTCCCTGAAGCGGTCAAAAAGGCCATCGGAAAGGAACCCGAAAGGCCGGCTGCACTAAAAGACCTGGAAAAGCGCCCCAGGAGGTGCGAAATCCTGGATGCGGATGCAGCCGCGGTGAAACGCTACCTGGAGGCGCACGCTGTCACAGCCCCGCCTCGCGGCACTGCCGAATGA
- a CDS encoding CooT family nickel-binding protein, protein MCQSTIYLRKGGVEEPILKDAILVEPCDEGVKIQGFLESPKVVKARIATIDLLKHRIVLEPMAP, encoded by the coding sequence ATGTGTCAATCCACAATATATCTGAGAAAGGGCGGGGTGGAGGAGCCGATCCTCAAGGATGCCATCCTTGTCGAACCATGTGACGAAGGCGTAAAGATCCAGGGATTCCTCGAGTCCCCCAAGGTCGTCAAGGCCAGGATCGCGACCATCGACCTTCTTAAGCACCGGATCGTCCTCGAACCCATGGCACCCTGA